The Dendropsophus ebraccatus isolate aDenEbr1 chromosome 6, aDenEbr1.pat, whole genome shotgun sequence nucleotide sequence CATCCTCTGTTAGAGATGTCATGTTCTCCcccttcctctttcttcaggtGGAGTTGGCGCCCCACTTCTCCGCCATTATGAGTACAGACGTGAAGCAATGCCTTGAACTTCAGCTTTTAGAAATGGAAATGCTCTTCTCAATGTTCCCGAGCAAAGAGGACATTGTCATCAAAGGAGTAAATTCACTTTCCATTATAAGAAGATACTTAGAGGGAACATACGAGTCTCTGCCGCCATCCATTGAATTTTCAGTTTTTGTTAACACTGACAATATAAAGGTAAGAattgtttttttatgtatactgtatgtatactgtgtactgtatgtatactgtgtactgtatgtgtactttatgtgtactgtatgtatactgtgtactgtatgtgtactgtatgtatactgtgtactgtatgtataccgtgtactgtatgtatactgtgtactgtatgtgtactgtatgtataccgtgtactgtatgtatactgtgtactgtatgtgtactgtgtactgtatgtgtactgtatgtatactgtgtactgtatgtatactgtgtactgtgtactgtatgtgtactgtgtactgtatgtgtactgtatgtatactgtgtactgtatgtatactgtgtactgtatgtgtactgtatgtatactgtgtactgtatgtgtactttatgtgtactgtatgtatactgtgtactgtatgtgtactgtatgtgtactgtgtactgtatgtatactgtgtactgtgtactgtatgtgtactgtgtactgtatgtgtactgtatgtatactgtgtactgtatgtatactgtgtactgtatgtgtactgtgtactgtatgtgtactgtgtactgtatgtgtactgtgtgtgttgtTCAACTGTTTCTGAGCAGAGATGTATATAGAAATCATAGATGTGCACAGACTTCCCATAGAaactccattaaaggggaaccgtcaccgccgaggaggaaggtatgtctcttaccttcatccttggtgcaatTCCAATGTATATAGTCGTTTTCTCCACTCTCTGGTAAGACCGTCAGGAGCACTGGCCTGCCCCCATATCGACCATCCGGCCCGTCCACAGATCGGTGCTATGGAGGCGGGCAGCGCCATGGAAGCTGTGGAGGAAATTTTAGGAAGCACTCCCCCCAAAATGTTTTATTTGCTCCCCAgctgcaggctggcacatatactcaccCGTGATAATCACATCCCCGCCGTGCAGCTTCATTCCGGTGCTATAACGCCGTTCGGATTCTGCTCTCGCTGGTGTCACCActcttttgccccccccccccccccttgatccTTAAGTGATTTTAAAGACTGAGTTGGCTGAATCTCACAGCTACTAAACATCAGCATATGAAACTCCTGTCTTATGGCCGTATTACATGCCACGATCTAGAGTCTTTTACCAtgaacacggaacgattatcgtttgaattttcgcgctAACGATCCCGATCGTGTAAACACAgtaaacaatcaagcgacgagcaagaaatcgatAATTTTGacctttcaacgtgttctcaaaaaaacgtgttcgcaaaaaatttgcagattgctttgtgtaaacagtctttcaccgatttaccctacgtGTGAGAtttagcgatcttaaaacgatcacaataaagAATTTTCCAAACGATacatcgttccatctaaacgctgatcgttttataaaaacacattgttacttcgaaatcgttaatcgttcgattgggcaaattatcgctctgtgtaaactcagcaccaagcgataatcggccaagtacggccaataatcgtttagtgccATAGGGTTCTTAATAAAGTCCCTTAATAAAGTTACATAACAAAATCCTGTCTGCTTGCAgcaaccactagggggagcacattGTATATGAGTTTATACTTCTAGAATTCATCTGGAAGGTGTACAAACCTGTAAGCTGCTAATAGTGGCCGCAGGCAGATACTGTGGGGCCGATTTACTATGATTATAAATATATGCGAGCATCCGGCTCTTTATTAACTAGATGCTCACATGTAATCATAGTGTTATACATAGCTGCCAGTCTATGGAGATGCATTACACATCAGCAGCATGCAATAAAGGGagattggaggagatttatcaaacatggtgtaaagtgaaactggcccagttgcccctagcaaccaatcagattccacctttcattttccaaagagtctgtgaggaatgaaaggtggaatctgattggttgctaggggcaactgagccagtttcactttacaccatgtttgataaatctcccccattatctctTCTTACAGGTGAAAACCGAGTTGCACGTGTATCTTCCGCACAGTTATCCTATGAAGGAACCGCAGCTGTTTGTCCGCTCCAGCGCCCTGGACAAGCCGCAGCACAGTGATCTGAATAAATGTCTGACAACCTATGTAAGCTCCCTGGATCGCGGGGATCTGTGCATCACAAATGCTATACAGTGGCTGACCGACAACATCGCCTCCTATGTGGGGAAATCCAAGCACAACCATGGGAATGAAGTCGGCATGAAAAAAGTTTCCGTGACTTTCCATCGCATGTGGATTTATAGCCACCATATATACCGGCAGGAATTAAGGAAAAAGATATTGGACTGCGCTAAGCGACTAAATTTGACCGGTTTCTGCTTGACAGGGAAGCCAggtgtgatctgtatagagggggaTAAGC carries:
- the RWDD2A gene encoding RWD domain-containing protein 2A, which produces MSTDVKQCLELQLLEMEMLFSMFPSKEDIVIKGVNSLSIIRRYLEGTYESLPPSIEFSVFVNTDNIKVKTELHVYLPHSYPMKEPQLFVRSSALDKPQHSDLNKCLTTYVSSLDRGDLCITNAIQWLTDNIASYVGKSKHNHGNEVGMKKVSVTFHRMWIYSHHIYRQELRKKILDCAKRLNLTGFCLTGKPGVICIEGDKQQCEEFWRDIRYPNWKHISCKHTESKDVTDSMDSLRLFQSFEELIFEAHGDYGLRNDYHMDLGQFFEYLRKHRSEHIFQILFGIEGKSGSDSFAD